The Crocosphaera subtropica ATCC 51142 genome includes a window with the following:
- a CDS encoding DUF2808 domain-containing protein, which translates to MNKVKTLATGLSKRFMATLALSGCLLAGVQTLSLANGNSGLVIFSGVEERSDILDYKLDFNGRPKFYGERMRLRISKKKLTQGVSKFFISYLKDPEFDGKFNTNSVEVRVDGESLPLREVYWDKESRVVEIDLKEPLEAGNSAEIVFSNVKNPSSGTYYFIGDVLTSGQIPLRVYVGTWIVSFSRT; encoded by the coding sequence ATGAATAAAGTCAAAACCTTAGCTACAGGTCTATCTAAACGCTTTATGGCAACGTTAGCCTTATCGGGATGTTTATTAGCTGGTGTGCAAACCTTGTCTCTTGCTAATGGTAATTCAGGATTAGTTATTTTTAGTGGGGTTGAAGAACGCAGTGACATTTTAGACTATAAACTAGACTTTAATGGACGACCCAAATTTTATGGAGAACGCATGAGACTGCGTATTTCCAAGAAAAAATTAACCCAAGGAGTCAGTAAGTTTTTTATCTCTTATCTCAAAGATCCCGAATTTGATGGGAAATTTAACACCAACTCTGTAGAAGTACGAGTTGACGGCGAATCTCTCCCCCTAAGAGAAGTTTACTGGGATAAAGAGAGTCGTGTGGTAGAAATTGATTTAAAAGAACCCCTAGAAGCTGGAAATTCGGCTGAAATTGTTTTTTCCAACGTTAAAAATCCCAGTTCTGGCACTTATTACTTTATTGGTGATGTTTTAACGTCAGGACAAATTCCTTTACGGGTTTATGTGGGAACTTGGATTGTTTCATTTTCTCGTACTTAA